The following are from one region of the Sorghum bicolor cultivar BTx623 chromosome 2, Sorghum_bicolor_NCBIv3, whole genome shotgun sequence genome:
- the LOC8072269 gene encoding elongation factor 1-beta, producing MAVFSDLHTADGLKTLEAHLAGKTYVSGDAITKDDIKVFAAVPSKPGAEFPNAARWYETISAAVASRFPGKPVGVNLPAGSAPAAAAPAAEAEDDDDLDLFGDETEEDKKAADERAAAKASSKKKESGKSSVLMDVKPWDDETDMKKLEEAVRSVQMEGLTWGASKLVPVGYGIKKMTIMLTIVDDLVSVDSLIEDHLTEEPINEYVQSCDIVAFNKI from the exons ATGGCCGTCTTCTCCGACCTCCACACCGCCGACGGCCTCAAGACCCTGGAGGCGCACCTAGCGGGCAAGACCTATGTTTCAGG TGATGCGATCACTAAGGATGACATTAAGGTCTTTGCTGCGGTGCCATCAAAGCCTGGCGCTGAGTTTCCTAATGCTGCCCGCTGGTACGAGACCATCTCTGCGGCTGTAGCCTCAAG ATTCCCTGGTAAGCCTGTTGGTGTAAATCTGCCTGCGGGATCAGCTCCTGCAgcagctgctcctgctgctgag GCtgaggatgatgatgacctTGATCTTTTCGGGGATGAAACCGAGGAGGACAAGAAGGCTGCTGATGAGCGTGCCGCTGCCAAGGCCTCttccaaaaagaaagaaa GTGGTAAATCCTCTGTCCTTATGGATGTCAAACCATGGGACGATGAAACTGATATGAAGAAGCTGGAGGAGGCTGTTCGTAGTGTCCAGATGGAGGGTCTCACTTGGGGAGCAT CAAAGCTTGTGCCTGTTGGATACGGCATCAAGAAGATGACTATTATGTTGACGATTGTCGACGATCTTGTGTCCGTCGACAGCCTAATTGAGGACCACCTTACGGAAGAGCCCATCAACGAGTACGTTCAGAGTTGCGACATTGTCGCTTTCAACAAGATCTAG